The Brevibacillus brevis genome contains a region encoding:
- a CDS encoding MarR family winged helix-turn-helix transcriptional regulator, producing MNELFQLAKILRDTSTVFSTLSMQALDSSDITWQQVLILEQIAISPKTMGEISKAIDLSYSTTSGLISRLEQMNLVRRFRDKSDRRIVWAALTERVPANWTGQEESACTPASLHSLRALILEKEILS from the coding sequence ATGAACGAACTATTTCAGTTAGCGAAGATTCTACGGGATACGAGCACCGTGTTTTCCACACTTTCCATGCAAGCATTGGATTCAAGTGATATTACCTGGCAACAAGTTCTCATTCTGGAGCAAATCGCGATAAGCCCGAAAACAATGGGAGAAATCAGCAAGGCGATTGATCTTTCGTATAGTACGACCTCAGGTTTAATCAGTCGGCTGGAACAGATGAACTTGGTGCGCAGATTTCGTGATAAATCGGATCGGAGAATTGTGTGGGCAGCATTGACGGAGCGTGTACCAGCGAATTGGACGGGTCAAGAAGAAAGTGCTTGTACACCTGCATCGCTGCATTCCTTGCGCGCGCTTATTTTGGAAAAAGAAATACTGAGCTGA
- a CDS encoding polysaccharide deacetylase family protein, with translation MIISTKLRKGIALLMTVVLVSGCSMFASKDESTERQKIEKEQKITRYTGEKSKALSHVYTGRKELALTFNGMGDDKMMKSLLEQLDAHKIKATFFLPGMRVAEEPNIAKDILARGHEIQNNTLSQLDMSKLSYEQIYREIQLSNEVIKRETGISPRYVRTKSGDVTDDVRLAAAHLGMEAVVSYTINPKDRDLQKDAKTIGDYIARYMSRGSIISLNTDINPEVIPAIPLIAKAAADIGYQFVPLSEMVKNGGERKPLEQIPGFDAAKLNPQFENAKYELVYQVDTNKKQIALTFDDWGSDKTVTKLLDILAEHDVKATFFLRAKGVENNPNLARAMVESGHDVANHSYSHPVITTLTTEELQKDVVKAHQVITEAIQQQPVMLFRPPTGVVDDHTAKVIAATGYKVIALYDVTTLDWDKKNSAADIVNGVMSKTKNGSVILLHMLDDIHTIEALPIVLESLKSKGYTFVKMDDMIKQSRSGN, from the coding sequence ATGATTATATCCACCAAACTGCGCAAAGGGATTGCACTGCTCATGACAGTCGTGCTCGTCTCCGGATGCTCGATGTTTGCGAGCAAAGATGAATCCACTGAGCGCCAGAAGATAGAGAAGGAACAGAAAATCACGCGATACACGGGTGAAAAAAGCAAGGCGCTGTCTCATGTATACACGGGGCGCAAGGAACTAGCTCTGACGTTTAACGGCATGGGCGACGATAAAATGATGAAAAGTCTTTTGGAGCAGCTAGATGCTCATAAGATCAAAGCAACCTTTTTTCTCCCGGGCATGCGTGTCGCCGAGGAGCCAAACATCGCCAAGGACATTTTGGCCCGCGGTCATGAAATCCAAAACAACACACTGAGTCAGCTGGACATGAGCAAGCTCAGCTACGAGCAAATCTATCGGGAAATTCAGTTGAGTAATGAGGTAATCAAACGCGAAACGGGTATTTCACCTCGCTATGTGAGAACCAAATCCGGCGATGTGACAGATGATGTTCGTTTGGCAGCCGCCCATCTCGGGATGGAAGCGGTCGTCAGCTACACGATCAACCCGAAGGACCGTGATTTACAAAAAGACGCCAAAACCATCGGAGATTACATAGCTCGCTACATGTCCAGGGGCAGCATTATCTCGCTCAATACGGACATCAATCCTGAGGTGATTCCGGCCATTCCATTGATCGCCAAGGCAGCAGCGGATATCGGCTACCAGTTTGTCCCGCTCAGTGAGATGGTGAAAAACGGCGGTGAACGCAAGCCGCTGGAACAAATACCAGGCTTTGACGCAGCCAAACTGAATCCACAATTCGAAAATGCCAAGTACGAGCTCGTCTATCAGGTCGACACAAATAAAAAACAGATCGCGCTCACCTTTGACGACTGGGGAAGCGACAAAACCGTAACGAAACTATTAGACATTTTGGCAGAGCATGATGTCAAAGCGACCTTCTTTTTACGGGCAAAAGGGGTGGAGAACAATCCGAATTTGGCGAGAGCGATGGTGGAGAGTGGTCATGATGTGGCAAACCATTCTTACAGCCATCCGGTCATAACGACGCTGACAACGGAAGAATTGCAGAAGGACGTGGTCAAAGCACACCAGGTCATTACCGAAGCGATCCAACAGCAGCCTGTCATGCTGTTCCGTCCGCCGACTGGCGTAGTAGACGATCATACAGCCAAAGTGATTGCAGCCACAGGATACAAGGTCATTGCGTTGTACGATGTCACCACATTGGATTGGGACAAGAAAAACAGCGCCGCAGATATTGTAAATGGCGTCATGAGCAAAACGAAAAATGGCAGTGTCATTTTGCTGCATATGCTCGATGACATCCACACGATTGAGGCGCTCCCGATTGTACTGGAAAGCCTGAAAAGCAAAGGCTACACCTTTGTAAAGATGGACGATATGATCAAACAAAGCCGTTCCGGCAACTAA
- a CDS encoding FtsX-like permease family protein, with the protein MLLKLSLSSMRKMMKDYLVLLVGLVISISIFYMFQTLALNSDYTKNNSMISSIQIVFNVGAFLLAFITIFYIFYANSFLLSLRRKELGMYMVLGAKKGKISQILFLETLTMGILSLVIGSLVGIALASGIGVLLMNLLEISTDGYYPFYLPAVWVTWGFFLILFIITSTINATRLARATELALIRAEQQNDQIKSKGIGAVLVAILGVILLALGYTCLHLIMYLQALGFIVGAISCTIGTYLIFISLLPVLVQALKKNKKLNDSKLNAFTFAQLRFRVNNLTKILGTVAMLIGLGVGAMAGGLAFQQNVNLFTSVFHVYDVNLHDPVEADYEALKKMNVLEQNTYRYKVDDKAYYYLKEDLLANPLLISTNSTQNYSADNKPKLVADPLPKETYIISASKEDNGKYDAVPEDWDKGISTNFINYQMIEGKSVLVVDQATYEQTAGSEHKVLLAQVDDYLKYTQEFKAMDERQKQLIGSITNVEAKDVYTSSKYSTYSGMYIFTSGTMFMGFFLGIAFLAMMASCLMFKILSGASRDKDRYSMLRKIGVRQSLLVGSIYKELFMVFIFPAIIGLMHVLIGMEMFSFILLDPYLNIWIPTLIFVVIYAIYYYITVQLYRGIVLPKEA; encoded by the coding sequence ATGCTTTTAAAGCTATCCTTGTCCAGTATGCGGAAGATGATGAAGGACTATCTGGTTCTGCTCGTGGGTCTGGTCATCTCGATTTCGATTTTTTACATGTTCCAGACGCTTGCTCTCAATTCAGATTACACGAAAAACAACTCGATGATCTCTTCGATTCAGATCGTTTTTAATGTAGGGGCATTCCTGCTGGCGTTTATCACGATTTTCTATATCTTCTATGCCAACTCATTCCTACTCTCGCTGCGGCGCAAAGAGCTCGGAATGTACATGGTGTTAGGTGCGAAGAAGGGGAAAATCAGCCAGATTTTGTTCCTGGAAACATTGACGATGGGGATCCTTTCCCTGGTGATTGGTAGTCTGGTTGGTATTGCGCTTGCAAGCGGCATCGGCGTCTTGCTCATGAACTTGCTGGAGATTTCAACAGATGGGTACTATCCTTTTTATCTGCCAGCGGTTTGGGTGACATGGGGATTCTTCCTCATTCTGTTTATCATCACATCCACGATCAATGCGACTCGTTTGGCTCGTGCTACTGAGCTTGCTCTCATCCGTGCCGAGCAGCAAAATGACCAAATCAAGTCAAAAGGAATCGGAGCCGTTTTGGTAGCCATCCTTGGCGTGATTCTGTTGGCTCTGGGCTATACATGCTTGCACTTGATTATGTACCTCCAAGCACTCGGCTTTATCGTCGGGGCTATTTCATGCACAATCGGGACGTACTTGATTTTCATCTCGTTGCTGCCAGTTCTTGTACAGGCTTTGAAGAAAAATAAAAAGCTGAATGATAGCAAGTTGAACGCATTCACCTTTGCTCAGCTGCGCTTTCGGGTGAACAACCTGACCAAAATCCTCGGTACAGTAGCAATGTTGATCGGGCTTGGTGTCGGGGCGATGGCAGGGGGCTTGGCCTTCCAGCAAAACGTCAATTTGTTTACCTCGGTATTCCATGTGTATGACGTGAATCTGCATGATCCGGTTGAAGCGGATTATGAGGCACTGAAAAAAATGAACGTCCTGGAGCAAAATACGTATCGATACAAAGTCGACGACAAGGCGTATTACTACTTGAAGGAAGACTTGCTGGCAAATCCGCTGCTGATTTCCACGAACAGCACTCAAAATTACTCTGCTGACAACAAGCCAAAACTTGTGGCAGATCCGCTTCCAAAAGAGACGTATATCATTAGTGCGTCAAAAGAAGACAACGGTAAATACGATGCTGTTCCTGAGGATTGGGACAAAGGGATATCTACCAATTTTATCAACTACCAGATGATTGAGGGCAAGTCTGTACTGGTTGTGGATCAGGCGACGTATGAGCAAACCGCTGGAAGTGAACACAAGGTTCTCCTTGCCCAAGTAGACGATTATTTGAAATACACGCAGGAATTTAAAGCAATGGATGAACGCCAAAAGCAATTGATTGGGTCTATCACAAATGTGGAAGCGAAAGACGTATACACTTCTTCCAAATACAGCACGTATTCGGGCATGTATATTTTCACAAGCGGGACGATGTTTATGGGCTTCTTCCTCGGAATTGCCTTCCTGGCGATGATGGCGAGCTGCCTGATGTTCAAAATCTTGTCCGGTGCTTCCCGTGACAAAGATCGATACAGCATGCTGAGAAAAATCGGCGTACGTCAATCGTTGCTCGTAGGTTCGATCTATAAAGAGCTGTTCATGGTATTCATTTTCCCGGCGATCATCGGTCTGATGCACGTATTGATCGGCATGGAGATGTTCTCGTTCATCCTTTTGGATCCGTATCTGAACATCTGGATTCCAACACTGATTTTCGTTGTGATCTATGCGATTTACTATTACATTACGGTTCAGCTTTATCGTGGAATTGTGTTACCAAAAGAAGCGTAA
- a CDS encoding efflux RND transporter permease subunit, translated as MNISELSIKRPVTMIMISVAIFIFGLVTFPRLAIELMPSLTSPVAVVVTSVEGAAPAEVEKLVTKPIENALGTVPNLDKVTSTSVNGSSSVILHFKWGTDMDQATLNMRDKVDFVRGSLPESAGSPRVLKFDPTSQPIIDLAVTGDQDVNKLKKIADDLIKSRLERINGVASVTVTGGQERIVDIIVDPAKLAAYGLTLDQIKAALANSNVSGSAGAIREGDAKTSIRVQGEFTNVDTIALTPISVGGSFIRLSDIANVTDTIKEVTELSYIDGKPSLGIAVMKGTGGNTIKIAKDVKAELEKINSTLPANVETSIVFDTSTYIQSSVDNTVVHALAGGAIGVLMLFFFLGSLSSMLIAVIVLPVSIISTFLLMYMTGQTINLISLAGLTLGLGSLVDFAVVMLENIFRQREQGKSMMEAALVGSKEVGTAVMASALAQICVFLPIALTEGIVAELFAPLALTVVFSHIAALVFTFLLVPMMSARMLKTVPEHTNHENYRGFNPLIWFNIGFHKVEKGYQRVLKWALGHRKTVIGSAFAMLIGSLMLVPSLGAGFFPDMDQGLIQVEIKLPKGTVLTETEKVMKQVEEVVNQVPEKKLVKSSVGGGDGISESGASTSHNATIELHVGEISTRQRSTEEIAVGLQEQVKHIAGADIKVKSLSGGMGGGAAISIEIRGDDLDVLTELSEIVKGEIAKVPGTMNVSTSVQEMSQEFDVKVNTEKASLYGLTTNEILSAVRTSFQGQTVTQYRTGEDEIDINLKLPEDYKEDINYLKNLRISTPTGAQISLTSVATISKVDVPPSIERKNMTREVTVTSDWIGDNLQAASTEITSIINKLNVPDGYTIEMGGQSEDMGNSFVNLGLAIVLSVVLVYMVMAAQFESLFSPFIIMFSVPPSLTGVILGLLFTGTPITVSVLIGYILLIGLVVNNAIVLIDLINQLRAKGWELHEAILHAGPARLRPILMTTLTTIMAIAPLSVAAGSGLELQAPMATTVMYGLIFSTMITLILVPVVTVWFDEMGQKRRNKRKEKQEKKTFTTLESTNA; from the coding sequence TTGAATATATCAGAGCTGTCCATTAAACGTCCGGTCACGATGATTATGATATCCGTAGCCATCTTCATTTTTGGCTTGGTTACCTTTCCGCGCTTGGCTATTGAATTGATGCCATCGCTGACTTCTCCGGTCGCTGTAGTTGTTACCTCTGTTGAGGGGGCGGCTCCAGCTGAGGTAGAAAAGCTGGTTACCAAGCCGATCGAAAATGCATTAGGCACGGTTCCGAATTTAGACAAGGTCACATCAACCTCTGTTAACGGCTCCTCCTCGGTCATCCTCCATTTCAAGTGGGGAACAGACATGGATCAAGCCACGCTGAATATGCGAGATAAAGTAGATTTTGTCCGAGGGAGCTTGCCTGAATCAGCTGGTTCACCAAGGGTGTTAAAATTTGATCCGACAAGCCAGCCGATCATTGATTTGGCTGTAACTGGCGATCAAGATGTCAATAAACTGAAAAAAATCGCGGATGATTTGATTAAGTCTCGCTTGGAACGAATTAACGGTGTTGCTTCTGTCACTGTCACTGGTGGGCAAGAGCGAATTGTCGATATCATCGTGGACCCAGCCAAACTAGCCGCCTATGGATTGACATTGGATCAAATTAAGGCAGCACTAGCAAACAGCAATGTATCCGGATCAGCTGGTGCGATACGAGAAGGTGACGCAAAGACCAGTATTCGCGTGCAAGGGGAATTCACCAATGTGGACACCATTGCACTCACTCCGATCTCTGTCGGTGGGAGCTTCATCCGATTGAGTGATATTGCCAACGTAACAGACACCATCAAAGAAGTGACCGAGCTGAGCTACATTGATGGAAAGCCAAGCTTGGGAATTGCCGTGATGAAAGGCACCGGCGGCAATACGATCAAAATCGCAAAAGACGTAAAGGCTGAGCTGGAGAAGATTAATAGCACGCTTCCAGCAAATGTAGAAACCAGTATCGTTTTCGATACCTCTACATATATCCAGAGTTCCGTTGACAACACGGTAGTACATGCTCTTGCAGGTGGTGCCATTGGCGTACTCATGCTGTTCTTCTTCTTGGGCAGTCTGTCGTCTATGCTCATTGCTGTCATTGTCCTGCCTGTATCGATCATTTCGACCTTCCTCTTGATGTATATGACAGGTCAAACAATCAACCTGATTTCCCTGGCAGGTCTCACACTCGGATTGGGATCATTAGTGGACTTCGCGGTTGTTATGCTGGAAAACATTTTCCGTCAGCGGGAACAAGGCAAGAGTATGATGGAAGCGGCATTGGTCGGTTCCAAAGAAGTAGGAACCGCGGTGATGGCATCCGCATTGGCACAAATTTGCGTATTCTTACCGATTGCGCTGACAGAGGGTATTGTTGCTGAGCTGTTCGCACCATTAGCTTTGACGGTCGTTTTCTCACACATCGCCGCCCTCGTTTTCACTTTCTTGCTGGTTCCGATGATGAGTGCTCGCATGTTAAAAACAGTACCGGAGCATACGAATCACGAAAACTATCGAGGCTTCAATCCGCTAATCTGGTTTAATATCGGTTTCCACAAAGTAGAAAAAGGCTATCAAAGGGTGCTCAAATGGGCATTGGGTCATCGAAAAACGGTGATTGGATCTGCTTTTGCCATGTTGATTGGCTCATTGATGCTAGTTCCATCTCTCGGTGCAGGATTTTTCCCAGATATGGACCAAGGATTAATCCAGGTAGAGATCAAGCTGCCAAAGGGTACCGTCTTGACGGAAACAGAAAAAGTCATGAAACAGGTAGAAGAAGTGGTCAATCAAGTGCCAGAAAAGAAATTGGTCAAGTCCTCGGTCGGGGGTGGCGACGGTATTTCAGAGAGCGGTGCATCTACTTCTCATAACGCAACGATCGAACTGCATGTAGGAGAGATTTCTACGAGACAGCGATCGACAGAGGAAATTGCTGTGGGCCTGCAAGAGCAAGTCAAGCATATTGCAGGAGCAGATATCAAGGTAAAATCCCTTTCCGGTGGTATGGGGGGCGGAGCAGCCATCTCGATTGAAATTCGCGGAGATGATCTGGACGTCTTAACGGAACTGAGCGAGATTGTGAAAGGGGAAATAGCCAAGGTACCGGGAACGATGAACGTATCTACCAGTGTTCAGGAAATGAGTCAGGAGTTCGATGTGAAGGTCAATACAGAGAAGGCGAGCTTGTACGGATTGACAACAAATGAAATCCTTTCTGCTGTGCGAACTTCTTTCCAAGGTCAAACGGTTACCCAGTATCGTACGGGTGAAGATGAAATTGATATCAATCTCAAGCTGCCGGAAGACTATAAGGAAGATATCAATTACTTGAAGAACCTGCGCATTTCCACGCCGACGGGCGCTCAAATCAGCCTCACTTCCGTAGCGACCATCAGCAAAGTCGATGTACCACCATCGATTGAGCGCAAAAACATGACGCGCGAAGTGACGGTCACAAGCGATTGGATCGGGGATAACCTGCAAGCGGCCTCGACGGAAATTACGAGTATCATCAATAAGCTGAATGTTCCGGACGGGTACACTATCGAAATGGGCGGCCAGAGCGAGGATATGGGGAATTCTTTTGTGAATTTGGGTCTCGCGATTGTCTTGTCCGTTGTGCTTGTGTACATGGTCATGGCTGCTCAGTTTGAATCACTTTTCAGTCCATTTATCATCATGTTCTCGGTTCCTCCGAGCCTTACTGGGGTCATATTGGGGCTTTTGTTTACAGGCACGCCTATTACCGTATCTGTTTTGATCGGGTACATTTTGCTGATCGGTCTGGTCGTGAACAATGCGATTGTGTTAATCGATTTGATCAATCAGTTGCGTGCAAAAGGTTGGGAGTTACATGAAGCGATTTTACATGCAGGACCTGCTCGTCTACGCCCGATTTTGATGACAACCCTCACGACGATTATGGCCATTGCTCCGCTCTCCGTTGCGGCAGGGTCTGGTCTAGAACTGCAAGCGCCTATGGCTACTACCGTCATGTATGGTTTGATTTTCTCCACCATGATCACGCTCATACTCGTACCTGTGGTTACCGTATGGTTCGACGAGATGGGGCAGAAGAGACGCAACAAACGTAAGGAAAAGCAGGAAAAGAAAACCTTTACCACTTTGGAATCGACAAATGCATGA
- a CDS encoding efflux RND transporter periplasmic adaptor subunit, with product MIINKRIAIVALLSLTLITGCASQEDAATTAAPPEETVTPVQVATVAQGVVTSESGLTAKLAPSEEVQMSPKTSGKIKSLPVKLGQPVTKGQLLFTLDTNELSNSVREQEAALRVAKANLTQAGSTSDQGLVEAQNDLTEAERALADAKLNQQRNQQLFAQGAIAAEKMEEANTTLTKAQISYDNAKQKLQSAKQKTGVQVSAASVTESEVRLQNAREQLANATVVSPIDGFVASVTGAVGQMAGQQPIVTVVKTNPLVVKANLSEADVTKVKVGAGVKVNVQSTGKTIDAKVTAISPVMDSQLKAYPVEITIPNASNELKSDMVVNVTFPQGSEGAKSLVIPRKAVFEREGRQYVFKLEGETAKQVEVSTGNSTSELIEVVSGLANGDKVVVKGQTLLADGGKVSIQE from the coding sequence ATGATCATAAATAAAAGAATCGCGATTGTGGCGCTACTTTCCCTGACCTTGATCACAGGCTGCGCAAGCCAGGAAGATGCAGCGACTACTGCTGCCCCACCAGAAGAAACAGTTACCCCTGTACAGGTTGCAACGGTGGCACAAGGCGTGGTCACATCTGAGTCTGGGCTGACTGCAAAATTGGCACCGAGTGAAGAAGTCCAAATGTCACCAAAAACCAGTGGGAAAATTAAATCTCTACCCGTAAAGCTGGGTCAGCCCGTAACAAAAGGTCAATTATTGTTTACACTCGATACGAATGAGCTGTCAAACAGCGTAAGAGAACAAGAAGCAGCTCTCCGTGTGGCAAAAGCGAACTTAACCCAAGCAGGCAGCACCTCTGACCAAGGCTTGGTGGAAGCACAAAATGATTTGACGGAAGCAGAACGAGCGCTTGCTGACGCAAAACTGAATCAACAACGTAATCAGCAGCTGTTTGCTCAGGGAGCGATTGCTGCTGAGAAAATGGAAGAGGCAAATACAACGCTCACAAAAGCCCAGATTTCCTATGACAATGCAAAGCAGAAGCTGCAAAGCGCGAAACAAAAAACAGGTGTGCAAGTATCGGCAGCGAGCGTAACGGAGTCCGAGGTCAGACTGCAAAATGCTCGAGAGCAATTGGCGAATGCAACGGTTGTCTCCCCAATCGACGGATTTGTCGCAAGCGTGACCGGAGCAGTAGGGCAGATGGCAGGCCAGCAACCGATTGTGACCGTCGTCAAAACCAATCCACTTGTGGTCAAAGCGAATTTGTCCGAAGCAGATGTGACGAAAGTAAAAGTAGGAGCAGGCGTCAAAGTAAACGTGCAGTCTACAGGCAAAACGATTGATGCAAAAGTAACGGCGATTAGTCCCGTCATGGATTCGCAGCTCAAAGCCTATCCAGTAGAAATCACGATTCCAAATGCTTCTAATGAATTGAAGTCCGATATGGTCGTGAATGTTACCTTTCCGCAAGGTTCAGAAGGAGCGAAATCACTGGTCATTCCTCGCAAGGCGGTATTTGAGCGTGAAGGCAGACAATACGTATTCAAGCTGGAAGGGGAAACAGCCAAGCAAGTGGAAGTGTCGACGGGCAACTCGACAAGCGAATTGATTGAAGTAGTATCGGGCTTAGCGAATGGAGATAAAGTCGTGGTAAAAGGACAGACGCTGCTTGCGGATGGCGGCAAGGTGAGTATTCAGGAGTAA
- a CDS encoding ABC transporter ATP-binding protein codes for MSTAVLEVKDVQKIYGTKGESQSHALKGVSMTIDKGEFVGIMGPSGSGKTTLLNVISTLDRPTEGFIEIAGTNITQMKRNQLADFRSQKLGFIFQDFNLLENLSVYENIALPLSLQGVSSKEISTKVSKVAQTLGIEEILQKYPVQISGGQKQRAAAARALVHDPAILLADEPTGALDSKNAKSLLETMTDLNENHQVSIMMVTHDAFSASYCKRILFIQDGKLYTEIQRTGDRQQFFKQILDVLAELGASHDVR; via the coding sequence ATGAGTACTGCTGTACTAGAAGTGAAAGACGTTCAAAAAATATATGGGACAAAAGGTGAAAGCCAGTCGCATGCCTTAAAAGGCGTATCGATGACCATAGACAAAGGTGAGTTCGTGGGAATCATGGGGCCATCCGGTTCGGGTAAAACGACTCTGCTCAACGTGATTTCCACACTGGATCGTCCAACGGAAGGCTTTATTGAAATTGCGGGAACGAACATTACACAGATGAAGCGTAATCAGCTCGCAGATTTTCGCTCGCAAAAGCTCGGCTTTATCTTTCAAGATTTCAACCTGCTAGAGAATTTGTCCGTGTATGAAAACATTGCATTGCCGCTGTCTCTGCAAGGTGTCTCTTCCAAAGAGATCAGCACCAAAGTAAGTAAAGTAGCACAAACACTCGGGATCGAAGAGATTTTGCAAAAATATCCGGTTCAAATTTCCGGGGGACAAAAACAACGCGCCGCAGCAGCACGCGCACTTGTGCATGATCCTGCGATTTTGCTGGCGGACGAACCGACGGGTGCCCTCGACTCGAAGAATGCGAAAAGCTTGCTGGAAACGATGACAGATTTGAACGAGAACCACCAAGTATCAATCATGATGGTTACGCATGATGCTTTTTCTGCGAGTTATTGCAAACGTATCTTGTTCATTCAGGACGGCAAGCTGTACACCGAGATTCAACGTACGGGGGATCGTCAGCAATTTTTCAAACAAATCCTGGATGTACTGGCCGAGCTAGGTGCATCACATGATGTACGCTAG
- a CDS encoding ABC transporter substrate-binding protein encodes MLTNKTVKAFLAVIFVFSLFLTACGGANTATPAPATDSASKPADKSTGAPSENKMRSIETPKGTIQIPDKPQRIVTDYYAGELIAVGGNVIGAETEAFKSPFTVEQLKNAQDVGSPRINVEKTLALAPDLIVVMYDDNYEALSKIAPTVYLPYGTATNIYDTVKLFGEVVGDKEKADKFIADFDKKAAWGREKLKGIVDENATVGLYELTNKGDLWIFGDNAGRGGQTVYNALKLKMPHAGKAKEQTVQLSMETLPEYAADYMFVTFYNPEKNSEALKTLQESAVWNATPAAKNNQIFYNDYDTFYRYDPIAITAHIDMFVDMLIKRHEENKSKK; translated from the coding sequence ATGCTTACGAACAAAACAGTAAAAGCTTTCCTTGCTGTCATTTTTGTGTTCTCGCTTTTTTTGACGGCATGCGGTGGAGCAAATACGGCAACGCCAGCACCCGCGACGGATTCTGCTTCCAAGCCAGCTGACAAGTCTACAGGAGCTCCTTCTGAGAACAAAATGCGCAGCATCGAAACACCCAAAGGGACGATTCAAATTCCCGACAAGCCACAACGCATTGTGACTGACTACTACGCAGGCGAGTTGATTGCAGTAGGCGGAAACGTAATCGGTGCAGAGACGGAAGCTTTCAAAAGCCCGTTTACCGTTGAACAATTAAAAAATGCGCAGGACGTAGGCAGCCCGCGGATCAATGTGGAGAAAACGTTAGCGCTCGCTCCTGACCTCATCGTCGTCATGTATGATGACAATTATGAAGCCTTGTCCAAAATCGCTCCAACCGTTTATCTCCCGTACGGTACGGCGACAAACATTTACGATACGGTCAAATTGTTCGGAGAAGTGGTTGGCGATAAAGAAAAGGCAGACAAGTTCATTGCAGACTTTGACAAGAAGGCAGCCTGGGGTCGCGAAAAGCTGAAAGGCATCGTGGATGAGAATGCGACTGTCGGTCTCTACGAGTTGACCAACAAAGGAGATTTGTGGATCTTCGGCGATAACGCAGGGCGCGGTGGTCAAACGGTGTACAATGCATTGAAGCTGAAAATGCCGCACGCAGGCAAAGCAAAAGAGCAAACCGTACAGCTGTCCATGGAAACCCTGCCAGAATATGCGGCAGATTACATGTTCGTGACTTTCTACAACCCGGAAAAGAATAGTGAAGCCTTGAAAACCTTACAGGAGTCCGCTGTCTGGAATGCTACACCTGCTGCCAAAAACAATCAGATTTTCTACAACGACTACGATACATTCTATCGCTATGACCCAATCGCGATCACCGCACATATTGATATGTTCGTAGATATGCTGATCAAAAGACACGAAGAGAACAAGAGCAAAAAATAG